The genomic segment GCGGGCACCGGGGGGCGGACGCGCATACGCAGGTGAGAGAGCGAGTTGCGAGGCGGGAGGGGTAGCCTAGGGGCTGGAGGGAGGCGGCCATGGAGGGAGGCGGCCATTGCCGTGGGGGCGGGAGAGGGGTATGGTCTCGGCCCGGGCGGAGCCCGAGCCCGGGGCGCCGGGTGGCGGGGAGCGGCCACTACCGCCGTTCGCGCCGCCGAGGGCTTTGCCCCGAGGGAGCAAGGAATGAATACGACACGCCGTGGCTTCGTTCGGACGGCCGGGGCCGGCGCCCTGGGAACTGCACTCCTCCCCCGGCTTGTTCGTGGCCAGGCTCCGGCCATGCCCCGGAGCCAAGAGTTCGACGTAGCCGTGGTGGGGGCCGGGGTCTTTGGCTCTTGGATCGCATACCAGCTGCAGCGCGCAGGCCGCCGGGTCGCCCTGATCGATGCCTACGGGCCCGGCAATGCCCGGGCGAGCTCGGGTGGGCAGACCCGGGTCATCCGCATGGGCTACGGAGACAAAGAGATCTACACGCGGTGGTCCCTCCGCTCGCTGGAGTTGTGGAAGGACGTGTTGCGGGAGGCGGGTCGGCCTGCGCTCTTCCAGCGGACGGGGGTGCTCTGGATGGCGCGGGAGCTCGACTCCCTCACCACGAAGACGATCGCTACCCTCGAACGGCTCGGGGTCAACCACGAACGTCTCGAACGCACCGTGCTCGAGGCCCGCTGGCCGCAAGTCGGTTGGGGCCCCATCACCTGGGCCATCTACGAGCCCGAGAGCGGCCTTCTGGCCGCTTTTCTGGCCGTCCAGACCGTGGCCGAGATGGCCAGGAAGGCGGGGGCCACCTATCTGGAAGAGAGCGTGCTCGCCCCCGTGGCCAAGGGGGGGCTGGCCGCCGTCACTACCCGCTCCGGCAAGACTGTCTCCGCGAAGACGTTTGTTTTTGCGGCCGGCCCTTGGCTGGCCAAGCTGGTCCCGGAGGTTCTCGGCGACCGGATCTTCCCCACCCGGCAGGAGGTCCTCTACTTCGGGGTACCCCCCGGGGACGAGCGCTTTTCCTGCCTGGCCCTGCCCATCTGGGTGGACTTCGCGGAAGAAATCTATGGCATACCCGACTTCCAGGGGCGGGGTTTCAAGGTCGCTCCTGACCGCCATGGTCCCCCCGTCGACCCCGACTCCCTCGAGCGGGTTCCGAGCCCGGAGGCCGTCGCTCGCGTGCGTGAGTTCGTGGGCCGCCGCTTCCCCGCCCTCCGGGAGGCGCCCATCGTGGGTTCCGAGGTGTGCCAGTACGAGAACACCTCAAACGGGGATTTCCTCATCGACCGGCACCCGGAATGGGAGAACGCCTGGCTAGTGGGTGGGGGCTCCGGCCACGGCTTCAAGCACGGACCGGCGGTGGGGGAGTACGTGGCCGCGCGGATAGCGGACGGGAAGCCCGTGGAGGCAAAGTTCAGCCTGGCCACCAAGGAGAGGGTTCAGGCGCGGACCGTCTTCTAAACGGGATCTCCGGTTTTCGCTCCCCTCCCCGGCCGCCGCGGGCCTTGCCTCAAGGGCGAGCGAGCTCTTCGAGGACGGCGTCGAAGGGGTAGAACCCCGTGCGATCCGCGATCCACTCCCCGGCAAGGACGGCACCCAGGGCAAAGCCCCGTCGCGAGCGAGCCCGGTGCTCGAGCAGTATCTCGTCCGCCCCGGAGTCGAATCCCACCGTGTGCTCGCCCACGATGCCGCCCGCCCGAACGGAGGCCACGTGGAAGGCGTCGGGGGGAAGAGCCCCCTCCAGTCGAGTGGCGGCCCGGTGGCGGGCTCCCCCCGCCTCCTCTAGGATCGAAGTCAGGACGCGGGCCGTACCGGAAGGCGCGTCCTTCTTCTGGCGGTGGTGGCGCTCGAGGATGTAGGGATCGTAGTCCGTGAAGGGGGCGAGGGTTTTCGCCGCCTGGCGCACGATTCGGTAGAAGAGGTTGACGCCTATGGAGAAGTTAGCGGCATGGACCAATCCCCCCCCCGAGGTCTCCACCAGCATCCGTATCTCGTCCAGGTGGCCGCTCCAGCCCGTGGTCCCCACCACGTATCGGCTGCCCGCCACCAGAGCCGCGGCCACGTTCGCCACCACCGAGCTCGGGGCCGTGAAGTCGATCCCCACCACGCAGCCGGGCGGGTAGGCGGTCCCGCGGCTGGCGATCACGGGCAGGTGGCCCCGCTCCAGCAACACCGTCTCCACCTCGCGCCCCATCTTGCCGTAGCCGACCACCGCCATCTTCAAGGCTGGCCCCTCTCGAAGAACTCCCGGTGCAGCAGACGTACGGCCCGCTCCGCGTCCGCGTCCGCCACCACGAAGGAGACGTTCACGTCCGAGGCCCCAAACGAGATCATGACCACGTTCACGGAGGAGAGGGCCTGGAATATGCGGCCCGCCAGCCCGGAACGCCGCACGAAGCCGCGGCCTACCACGCTGACGATGGCCATGGCGGAAATGACCCGGACCTCACCAAGAGAGGCCAGGTCGGCCTGGACGGCGGACAGGGCGGCGGGGTTGTCCACGGTCAGGGAAATGGAGACTTCGGAGGTGGCGATGAGATCGACAGGCGTGCGGTGACGGGCAAAGACCTCGAACACCTGGGCCACGAAACCGTGGGCCATCAGCATGCGGGGCTGGGCGATCAGAATGACGGAGATCCCCTTCTTGAAGGCGATGGCGCGGGGCTCGCCTTCCGCCCCCGGGGCGGCGGCCGTGATGAGGGTGCCGGGAGCGGCGGGGTTCAGGGAATTGAGGATGATGACGGGGATTCCCCTCTCCACCGCGGGCTTGATGCTCGCGGGGTGAAGGACCTTGGCCCCGAAGTAGGCCAGCTCGGCCGCCTCGTCGAAGCTGATTTTGGGTATGACCCGCGCCCCCGGGAAGACCCGCGGGTCCAGCGTCATTATGCCGTCCACATCCGTCCAGATCTGGATCTCCTCGGCGGGGAGCAGGGAGCCGAAGACGGAGGCCGACCAGTCTGAGCCCCCGCGGCCGAGGGTCGTGGCGACACCCTCCCGGGTGCTGCCGATGAACCCGCCCAGGACGGGGATGATCCCCTCCTCCGCCAGCGGCCGCACGTTTTCCCTAACCCGTGCCCCCGTCTCCTCCAGCAAGGGCTGGGCGCGGCCGAAGGAATCGTCGGTGAGGAGCACGCTACGGGCGTCGAGGGCGCGGGCGGGGACATCGGCCTGCTGGAGGGCGGCGGCCACGATCTCGCAGGAAACGCGCTCGCCCATGCCGGCGATGGCGTCCAGGGAGCGGGGGGTCAGCTCCTCCAGGTAGTGCACGCCGGTGTACAGGATTCGCAACTCGGCCAGCACTTCCTCCACCTGGGCGAGGAGCCGGTTGCGGACCTCTCC from the Vicinamibacteria bacterium genome contains:
- the solA gene encoding N-methyl-L-tryptophan oxidase, with amino-acid sequence MPRSQEFDVAVVGAGVFGSWIAYQLQRAGRRVALIDAYGPGNARASSGGQTRVIRMGYGDKEIYTRWSLRSLELWKDVLREAGRPALFQRTGVLWMARELDSLTTKTIATLERLGVNHERLERTVLEARWPQVGWGPITWAIYEPESGLLAAFLAVQTVAEMARKAGATYLEESVLAPVAKGGLAAVTTRSGKTVSAKTFVFAAGPWLAKLVPEVLGDRIFPTRQEVLYFGVPPGDERFSCLALPIWVDFAEEIYGIPDFQGRGFKVAPDRHGPPVDPDSLERVPSPEAVARVREFVGRRFPALREAPIVGSEVCQYENTSNGDFLIDRHPEWENAWLVGGGSGHGFKHGPAVGEYVAARIADGKPVEAKFSLATKERVQARTVF
- the dapB gene encoding 4-hydroxy-tetrahydrodipicolinate reductase, translating into MAVVGYGKMGREVETVLLERGHLPVIASRGTAYPPGCVVGIDFTAPSSVVANVAAALVAGSRYVVGTTGWSGHLDEIRMLVETSGGGLVHAANFSIGVNLFYRIVRQAAKTLAPFTDYDPYILERHHRQKKDAPSGTARVLTSILEEAGGARHRAATRLEGALPPDAFHVASVRAGGIVGEHTVGFDSGADEILLEHRARSRRGFALGAVLAGEWIADRTGFYPFDAVLEELARP
- the lysC gene encoding lysine-sensitive aspartokinase 3 codes for the protein MIVMKFGGTSVGSAQRILNLVARVRERRERRPVVVVSALAGVTDLLIRGARAALARDPASDAVVQEMQARHNDTIRDLIPAGEVRNRLLAQVEEVLAELRILYTGVHYLEELTPRSLDAIAGMGERVSCEIVAAALQQADVPARALDARSVLLTDDSFGRAQPLLEETGARVRENVRPLAEEGIIPVLGGFIGSTREGVATTLGRGGSDWSASVFGSLLPAEEIQIWTDVDGIMTLDPRVFPGARVIPKISFDEAAELAYFGAKVLHPASIKPAVERGIPVIILNSLNPAAPGTLITAAAPGAEGEPRAIAFKKGISVILIAQPRMLMAHGFVAQVFEVFARHRTPVDLIATSEVSISLTVDNPAALSAVQADLASLGEVRVISAMAIVSVVGRGFVRRSGLAGRIFQALSSVNVVMISFGASDVNVSFVVADADAERAVRLLHREFFERGQP